From a region of the Microbacterium sp. nov. GSS16 genome:
- a CDS encoding AI-2E family transporter, giving the protein MSTEDPTSPAASDRDDSRAAARATRAAAAAETAEMGAAIQADAAADEASAAADEADAAAAAAEAAEHPSPADAPTPRRSMWTRMDRPFRLGFLLTLGGLSAFLLALALTSLSTVLVYVAIALFAALGLNPAVRLLTRRGLSRGVSVAIVIVALVAAVGLVLVLIVPVVVEQIASFVKSVPKVIDDFVHTDLYLLLEKQFGDQIGSLLADGQKLLTDGKTLTALGGGALKVGTSIAEGVSAFVIVFVLTLYFVVGLPGIITSMLRLAPARKRQQARSIIDQITESVGGYVQGMVILAFANSMVALALYLLLGLPFPPLMAVVAFLITLIPLIGPLLFLAIGTVVALLADPLHALIFGVVYLIYIQIEAYVLTPKVMNRTLEVPGLLVVLGALVGGTLLGLLGALVAVPATASILIILNQIFIPRQDERV; this is encoded by the coding sequence ATGAGCACCGAAGACCCCACGTCGCCCGCGGCATCCGACCGCGACGACTCCCGCGCGGCGGCCAGGGCCACCCGCGCCGCGGCCGCCGCGGAGACCGCCGAGATGGGCGCGGCCATCCAGGCCGACGCCGCAGCCGACGAGGCCAGCGCCGCAGCCGACGAGGCGGACGCCGCGGCCGCAGCCGCCGAAGCGGCGGAGCACCCCTCGCCGGCCGACGCGCCTACGCCGCGACGCTCGATGTGGACGCGCATGGACCGCCCGTTCCGGCTCGGATTCCTGCTCACACTCGGCGGTCTGTCGGCGTTCCTGCTCGCGCTCGCGCTCACCAGCCTGTCGACGGTGCTCGTCTACGTCGCGATCGCCCTGTTCGCCGCGCTGGGCCTGAACCCCGCCGTCCGCCTGCTCACCCGACGCGGGCTGTCGCGCGGCGTCAGCGTCGCCATCGTCATCGTCGCCCTCGTCGCCGCCGTCGGTCTCGTGCTGGTGCTGATCGTGCCCGTCGTGGTCGAGCAGATCGCGTCGTTCGTGAAGTCGGTGCCCAAGGTCATCGACGACTTCGTGCACACCGACCTGTACCTCCTGCTCGAGAAGCAGTTCGGCGATCAGATCGGCTCGCTGCTCGCCGACGGCCAGAAGCTGCTCACCGACGGCAAGACGCTCACCGCGCTCGGCGGCGGCGCCCTGAAGGTCGGCACGTCGATCGCTGAGGGCGTCTCGGCCTTCGTCATCGTGTTCGTGCTCACCCTCTACTTCGTGGTGGGACTGCCCGGGATCATCACCTCGATGCTGCGCCTGGCCCCCGCCCGCAAGCGCCAGCAGGCCCGCAGCATCATCGATCAGATCACCGAGTCGGTCGGCGGCTACGTGCAGGGCATGGTCATCCTCGCATTCGCGAACTCGATGGTGGCGCTCGCGCTGTACCTCCTGCTGGGGCTGCCGTTCCCACCGCTGATGGCCGTCGTCGCTTTCCTCATCACGCTCATCCCGCTGATCGGCCCCCTGCTGTTCCTCGCCATCGGCACCGTGGTCGCGCTCCTCGCCGACCCGCTGCACGCCCTGATCTTCGGCGTCGTCTACCTGATCTACATTCAGATCGAGGCGTACGTGCTGACCCCGAAGGTCATGAACCGCACCCTCGAGGTGCCCGGGCTGCTGGTCGTGCTCGGTGCACTGGTCGGCGGCACTCTGCTCGGGCTGCTCGGTGCGCTCGTGGCCGTGCCGGCCACGGCATCCATCCTCATCATCCTGAACCAGATCTTCATCCCGCGGCAGGACGAGCGCGTCTGA
- a CDS encoding ABC transporter substrate-binding protein: MSTHSRTRTALTAGIAIVAALSLAGCASDSNPLDKPSADSGDKGGDTIVVGSQAYYSNEIIAEIYAQGLEDAGFTVDRKFNIGQRDAYMPEVESGNIDVFPEYTGNLLEYLDKEATATSPDDVYAALKDALPDGLTALQYADASDQDTYTVLKTFADENELTSIADLSKLSEPATIGAAPEFEQRPYGPDGAKEAYGVDLKFSATGQGTLDALLAGTVQVADIYSADPAFQTEDIVALKDPENMILASNVVPLVSSDIADEVSKVIDAISAELSAEDLVAMNVQSTVDQKSSADIAKAWLKDKGLI; the protein is encoded by the coding sequence ATGTCCACTCACAGCAGAACCCGCACCGCGCTCACCGCCGGAATCGCGATCGTCGCCGCCCTGTCGCTGGCCGGCTGCGCGTCCGACTCGAACCCGCTCGACAAGCCCAGCGCCGACAGCGGCGACAAGGGCGGCGACACGATCGTCGTCGGCTCGCAGGCGTACTACTCGAACGAGATCATCGCCGAGATCTACGCTCAGGGCCTGGAAGACGCCGGCTTCACCGTCGATCGCAAGTTCAACATCGGCCAGCGCGACGCCTACATGCCCGAGGTCGAGTCCGGCAACATCGACGTGTTCCCCGAGTACACCGGCAACCTCCTCGAGTACCTCGACAAGGAGGCGACGGCCACCAGCCCCGACGACGTGTACGCAGCCCTGAAGGACGCGCTGCCCGACGGGCTCACCGCGCTGCAGTACGCCGACGCCAGCGACCAGGACACCTACACGGTGCTGAAGACGTTCGCCGACGAGAACGAGCTCACCTCGATCGCTGATCTGTCGAAGCTCAGCGAACCTGCCACCATCGGAGCCGCGCCCGAGTTCGAGCAGCGCCCCTACGGGCCCGATGGCGCCAAGGAGGCATACGGCGTCGACCTGAAGTTCTCGGCCACCGGTCAGGGCACCCTCGACGCGCTGCTGGCCGGCACGGTGCAGGTCGCCGACATCTACTCGGCCGACCCCGCCTTCCAGACCGAGGACATCGTGGCGCTGAAGGACCCCGAGAACATGATCCTGGCATCGAACGTCGTGCCGCTCGTCTCGAGCGACATCGCCGACGAGGTCAGCAAGGTCATCGACGCGATCAGCGCTGAGCTGAGCGCCGAGGACCTCGTCGCGATGAACGTGCAGAGCACCGTCGACCAGAAGTCGTCGGCTGACATCGCCAAGGCATGGCTCAAGGACAAGGGCCTGATCTGA
- a CDS encoding chorismate mutase gives MGDADARAARAELLRLRASIDNIDAALIFMLAERFRCTQQVGRLKAEHDMPASDPGREEQQTARLRALAEEAHLDPEFAEKWFNFVVAEVIRHHTEAAEGR, from the coding sequence GTGGGTGACGCCGACGCGCGCGCCGCGCGCGCTGAACTGCTGCGCCTGCGCGCCAGCATCGACAACATCGACGCCGCATTGATCTTCATGCTCGCCGAGCGGTTCCGCTGCACGCAGCAGGTCGGTCGCCTGAAGGCCGAGCACGACATGCCGGCCTCCGACCCCGGGCGGGAAGAGCAGCAGACCGCGCGTCTGCGCGCGCTCGCCGAAGAGGCGCACCTCGATCCCGAGTTCGCCGAGAAGTGGTTCAACTTCGTCGTCGCCGAGGTCATCCGCCACCACACCGAGGCGGCCGAGGGCCGCTGA
- a CDS encoding SIS domain-containing protein: MHTTAGAHMRAELISQPETWARAAAMRDEQALLPASGARIAVVGCGTSWFMAQSYAALRESAGHGETDAFTASEFPFGRGYDAIVALTRSGTTTEVLELTERVKGKTPVIAVVGDTSSPLVDMADSVIGLPFADEQSVVQTRFATTALALFRASVGESLDAAIADAQAVLDGTDDAGLADAEQYSFLGMGWAMGLAHEAALKMRESSQSWTESYSSMEYRHGPIAIAAPGRITWQLGSAPDGLRAQVEATGARFVQHSIDPMADLVRLHRVALDRAVAKGLDPDQPRNLTRSVILDD; encoded by the coding sequence ATGCACACCACCGCCGGCGCGCACATGCGCGCAGAGCTCATCTCGCAGCCCGAGACCTGGGCGCGCGCAGCCGCCATGCGCGATGAGCAGGCGCTGCTCCCGGCATCCGGCGCCCGCATCGCCGTCGTCGGCTGCGGCACCTCCTGGTTCATGGCGCAGTCGTACGCCGCGCTGCGCGAGAGCGCCGGGCACGGCGAGACCGACGCGTTCACGGCATCCGAGTTCCCCTTCGGCCGCGGCTACGACGCGATCGTCGCCCTCACGCGCTCGGGCACGACTACCGAGGTGCTCGAGCTGACCGAGCGCGTGAAGGGCAAGACGCCCGTCATCGCCGTCGTCGGCGACACGAGCTCGCCGCTCGTCGATATGGCCGACAGCGTGATCGGCCTGCCCTTCGCCGATGAGCAGTCGGTCGTGCAGACCCGCTTCGCGACCACGGCGCTGGCCCTGTTCCGCGCGTCGGTCGGTGAGAGCCTCGACGCGGCGATCGCCGACGCGCAGGCCGTGCTCGACGGCACAGACGACGCCGGTCTCGCCGACGCCGAGCAGTACAGCTTCCTCGGCATGGGCTGGGCCATGGGTCTCGCCCACGAGGCCGCCCTGAAGATGCGCGAGTCGTCGCAGTCGTGGACCGAGTCGTACAGCTCGATGGAGTACCGCCACGGCCCGATCGCGATCGCAGCCCCCGGACGGATCACCTGGCAGCTCGGCTCCGCGCCCGACGGCCTGCGGGCCCAGGTCGAGGCGACCGGCGCCAGGTTCGTGCAGCACTCCATCGACCCGATGGCCGACCTCGTGCGCCTGCACCGCGTCGCCCTCGACCGCGCCGTCGCCAAGGGACTCGACCCGGATCAGCCGCGCAACCTCACCCGCTCGGTGATCCTCGACGACTGA
- a CDS encoding ABC transporter permease: MNLFADAFAWLFSPERLVGTYALPTLLAQHLIYTIISVAVAAAIALPAGWLIGHTGRGREIAVAISGAARAIPSFGLLVLLVLVLGILQTPLAAVITFVLLAIPSLLAGAYTGLEAIDRRVIDAARAMGMTEWQIFTKVELRLGLPLLVGGVRSALLQVIATVTIAAYVNLGGLGWPIIQGIPLSRFDQVLGGAILVAALALIVDLLMALAQRAAVPAGLRTTASARPSSPSRARRAASAPA; the protein is encoded by the coding sequence ATGAATCTGTTCGCCGACGCCTTCGCCTGGCTGTTCTCGCCTGAGCGGCTGGTCGGCACCTACGCCCTGCCCACCCTGCTCGCCCAGCACCTGATCTACACGATCATCTCGGTGGCCGTCGCCGCCGCGATCGCCCTGCCGGCCGGGTGGCTGATCGGCCACACCGGGCGGGGGCGCGAGATCGCGGTCGCCATCTCGGGTGCCGCACGCGCGATCCCCTCCTTCGGACTGCTCGTGCTGCTGGTGCTCGTGCTGGGCATCCTGCAGACGCCGCTCGCCGCCGTGATCACGTTCGTGCTGCTCGCCATACCCTCGCTGCTCGCCGGCGCGTACACCGGCCTCGAGGCCATCGACCGCCGGGTCATCGACGCCGCCCGCGCGATGGGCATGACCGAGTGGCAGATCTTCACGAAAGTAGAGCTGCGACTCGGGCTGCCGCTGCTTGTCGGGGGTGTCCGCTCGGCTCTGCTGCAGGTGATCGCCACTGTCACGATCGCCGCCTACGTCAACCTCGGCGGACTCGGGTGGCCCATCATCCAGGGCATCCCGCTCAGCCGTTTCGACCAGGTGCTCGGCGGCGCGATCCTCGTCGCCGCTCTCGCCCTCATCGTCGACCTGCTGATGGCGCTCGCGCAGCGAGCCGCCGTCCCGGCGGGGCTGCGCACCACGGCATCCGCCCGTCCGTCCTCTCCGTCGCGCGCTCGCCGCGCGGCATCCGCTCCCGCCTGA
- a CDS encoding ABC transporter ATP-binding protein, whose product MIEFRSVTKTFPDGTHAVDAFSLVIPSRKTTVFVGSSGCGKTTLLRMINRMVEPTSGEVEIDGKSVLGGDPVALRRSIGYVMQNSGLMPHFTVLDNVATVLRLTGVARREAHERAREMLTTVGLDQSLADRYPSQLSGGQQQRVGVARGLAADPNILLMDEPFGAVDPIVRADLQQELIRLQNELDKTVVFVTHDIDEAFLLGDQVVILDRGARIVQVGSPSEIIENPADAFVEAFIGAERGRRALTVKQTPNGAVVVDSEGRTQGRLVEDTA is encoded by the coding sequence ATCCCCTCGCGCAAGACCACCGTCTTCGTCGGCTCGTCCGGCTGCGGCAAGACGACGCTGCTGCGCATGATCAACCGCATGGTCGAGCCCACCTCGGGCGAGGTGGAGATCGACGGCAAGAGCGTGCTGGGCGGCGATCCGGTCGCGCTGCGGCGCAGCATCGGCTACGTCATGCAGAACTCCGGTCTCATGCCGCACTTCACCGTGCTCGACAACGTGGCCACCGTGCTGCGCCTCACGGGCGTCGCGCGCCGCGAGGCGCACGAGCGCGCACGCGAGATGCTCACCACGGTCGGTCTCGACCAGTCGCTCGCCGACCGCTACCCCAGCCAGCTCTCGGGCGGTCAGCAGCAGAGGGTGGGCGTCGCGCGCGGACTCGCGGCCGACCCGAACATCCTGCTGATGGATGAACCGTTCGGCGCCGTCGACCCGATCGTGCGCGCCGATCTGCAGCAGGAGCTCATCCGCCTGCAGAACGAACTCGACAAGACCGTCGTGTTCGTCACGCACGACATCGACGAGGCATTCCTGCTCGGCGACCAGGTCGTCATCCTCGATCGCGGGGCCCGGATCGTGCAGGTCGGCAGCCCCAGCGAGATCATCGAGAACCCCGCGGATGCCTTCGTCGAGGCGTTCATCGGCGCCGAGCGCGGGCGCCGTGCCCTGACCGTCAAGCAGACGCCGAACGGCGCGGTCGTCGTCGATTCGGAGGGCCGCACTCAGGGGCGCCTCGTGGAGGACACCGCATGA
- a CDS encoding ROK family protein produces the protein MSEQSDIPEVVSDESGERPPGTVSIGAGAPVLAFDVGGTDIKSALFDADGTALGLRRTPTPRSDDGTPARLIERLAELADELRAQHPDVVPQAVGLVVPGIVDAENGIGVFSSNLGWRDAPIRDLMAARFGMPVAFDHDVRMASWAEHVLGGARDYANSVVLIIGTGIAGALLVDGRPYTAGGYAGEIGHSPLGEWPCPCGARGCLEAVASAGAISRRFTEATGDVVDGAREVIARAAAGDETAARIWNEALDALTMSIAQLAAVIAPEAVVIGGGLSRAGGALFDELRVRLADRLSFHRIPALVAAELSGDAGILGSALRARQVVPA, from the coding sequence ATGTCCGAGCAGAGCGACATCCCCGAGGTGGTCAGCGACGAGTCCGGTGAGCGACCCCCGGGCACGGTCTCGATCGGCGCCGGAGCGCCCGTGCTGGCCTTCGATGTGGGCGGCACCGACATCAAGTCGGCGCTGTTCGACGCCGACGGCACCGCCCTCGGGCTGCGCCGCACCCCGACCCCCCGCAGCGACGACGGCACCCCTGCCCGCCTGATCGAGCGGCTGGCCGAGCTCGCTGACGAGCTGCGCGCCCAGCATCCCGACGTCGTGCCGCAGGCCGTCGGCCTGGTCGTGCCCGGCATCGTCGACGCCGAGAACGGCATCGGCGTGTTCAGCAGCAACCTCGGCTGGCGGGACGCGCCGATCCGCGACCTGATGGCTGCCCGATTCGGGATGCCCGTGGCCTTCGACCACGACGTGCGGATGGCCAGCTGGGCCGAGCACGTGCTGGGCGGGGCCCGCGACTACGCGAACTCGGTCGTGCTCATCATCGGCACCGGGATCGCCGGTGCGCTGCTGGTGGACGGCCGCCCCTACACGGCGGGCGGCTACGCCGGAGAGATCGGCCACTCGCCGCTCGGGGAGTGGCCCTGCCCGTGCGGAGCGCGCGGATGCCTCGAGGCGGTCGCCTCGGCCGGCGCCATCTCGCGTCGCTTCACCGAGGCCACCGGCGACGTGGTCGACGGCGCTCGCGAGGTGATCGCCCGCGCTGCCGCCGGAGACGAGACCGCTGCGCGGATCTGGAACGAGGCGCTCGACGCGCTGACGATGTCGATCGCCCAGCTCGCGGCGGTGATCGCTCCGGAGGCCGTCGTCATCGGCGGCGGGCTCTCGCGCGCCGGCGGCGCGCTGTTCGACGAGCTGCGCGTGCGCCTCGCCGACCGGCTCAGCTTCCACCGCATCCCTGCCCTGGTCGCGGCCGAGCTCTCGGGCGACGCGGGCATCCTCGGGTCGGCGCTGCGCGCACGGCAGGTGGTGCCGGCATGA
- a CDS encoding ABC transporter permease, whose translation MNWVVDNLGLIVELTVIHLRQSLIPIALGLLLSLPLGWVAWRYRLVRGPVIVLTGLLYTIPSLALLILMPAALGYSVISERNLIAALTIYAVAILVRAVADGLDSVDEGVLQASTAMGYAAPRRFFTIELPLAGPVILAGLRVTAVSTISLATVGILIGVTNLGYLFTNGQQRRLIPEVLAGVVAVVVIALIVDLLLMLAGRMLMPWTRRATLRQAQGPRGQAQASKGEAKAVSA comes from the coding sequence ATGAACTGGGTGGTGGACAACCTCGGGCTCATCGTCGAGCTCACGGTGATCCACCTGCGCCAGAGCCTCATCCCGATCGCGCTCGGCCTCCTGCTCTCGCTGCCGCTCGGCTGGGTCGCCTGGCGCTACCGGCTGGTGCGCGGACCCGTCATCGTGCTCACCGGCCTGCTGTACACGATCCCCTCGCTGGCGCTGCTGATCCTCATGCCCGCCGCCCTGGGCTACTCGGTGATCAGCGAGCGGAACCTCATCGCCGCCCTGACGATCTACGCGGTCGCCATCCTGGTGCGTGCGGTCGCCGACGGGCTCGATTCCGTCGACGAGGGTGTGCTGCAGGCGTCGACGGCCATGGGGTACGCCGCCCCTCGGCGCTTCTTCACGATCGAGCTGCCGCTCGCCGGCCCCGTGATCCTCGCCGGACTGCGGGTGACTGCCGTGTCGACGATCTCGCTCGCCACGGTCGGCATCCTCATCGGCGTGACCAACCTCGGCTACCTGTTCACCAACGGCCAGCAGCGCAGGCTCATCCCCGAGGTGCTGGCCGGCGTGGTGGCCGTCGTCGTCATTGCGCTCATCGTCGACCTGCTGCTGATGCTCGCGGGGCGGATGCTGATGCCGTGGACGCGCCGGGCTACCCTTCGGCAGGCTCAGGGGCCCAGGGGCCAGGCTCAGGCGTCCAAGGGCGAGGCGAAGGCGGTCAGCGCATGA